From a region of the Xanthomonas rydalmerensis genome:
- a CDS encoding Gfo/Idh/MocA family oxidoreductase, producing the protein MPKLGIAIVGTGMIGAVHRRAALLAGAAVRGVAASSPQRARDVAQSWDVPRAYRDLEEVVADPQVQVVHVCTPNHLHRAMTQAALDAGKHVICEKPLATTLDDARALAALARSTGLVATVPFVYRYHPVIREARARIAQGELGPLRLIHGSYLQDWLLDPASNNWRVDPTLGGASRVFADIGSHWCDLVEWVSGERFAEVSAAFATVIAERGTNTGQSFTTPAAGGAMQAVSSEDVAMAMLRTGAGTLASLTVSQVSAGRRNRLWFEIDGAQASVAFDQEDAERLWIGRPDQREEVFVRGPGAGSAEQRRLATLPAGHAQGYGDCFEAFVADTYRAIDGERPEGLPTFDDGLRSALIVDRVITSARTRGWTSID; encoded by the coding sequence ATGCCCAAGCTTGGAATCGCCATCGTCGGCACCGGCATGATCGGCGCCGTGCACCGTCGCGCGGCCCTGCTGGCCGGTGCCGCGGTCCGCGGCGTCGCCGCCTCGTCCCCGCAGCGCGCGCGCGACGTGGCGCAGTCGTGGGACGTCCCGCGCGCCTATCGCGATCTCGAGGAGGTGGTCGCCGATCCGCAGGTGCAGGTCGTGCACGTCTGCACGCCCAACCATCTGCACCGTGCCATGACACAGGCGGCGCTGGACGCCGGCAAGCACGTGATCTGCGAGAAGCCGCTGGCCACGACGCTGGACGACGCCCGGGCGTTGGCGGCCTTGGCCCGCTCGACCGGACTGGTCGCCACGGTGCCCTTCGTCTACCGCTACCACCCGGTGATCCGCGAGGCGCGCGCCCGCATCGCCCAGGGCGAACTGGGGCCGCTGCGCCTGATCCACGGCAGCTACCTGCAGGACTGGCTGCTGGACCCGGCCAGCAACAACTGGCGCGTGGACCCGACGCTGGGCGGCGCGTCACGCGTGTTCGCCGACATCGGCTCGCACTGGTGCGACCTGGTGGAATGGGTCAGCGGCGAGCGCTTCGCCGAGGTCAGCGCAGCGTTCGCGACCGTGATCGCCGAGCGCGGCACCAACACCGGGCAGAGCTTCACCACGCCGGCGGCGGGCGGCGCGATGCAGGCGGTCTCTAGCGAAGACGTGGCCATGGCGATGCTCCGAACCGGCGCGGGCACGCTGGCCTCGTTGACGGTCAGCCAGGTCTCGGCGGGGCGCCGCAATCGCCTCTGGTTCGAGATCGATGGTGCCCAAGCCAGCGTAGCGTTCGACCAGGAGGACGCCGAACGCCTGTGGATCGGCCGGCCGGACCAGCGCGAGGAAGTGTTCGTGCGCGGGCCGGGCGCCGGCAGCGCCGAACAACGCCGGCTGGCGACGCTGCCCGCGGGGCACGCGCAGGGCTACGGCGATTGCTTCGAGGCGTTCGTCGCCGACACCTACCGCGCCATCGACGGCGAGCGGCCGGAAGGCCTGCCCACCTTCGACGACGGGCTGCGCTCGGCGCTGATCGTCGATCGCGTCATCACATCGGCCAGGACACGCGGCTGGACATCCATCGATTGA
- a CDS encoding LacI family DNA-binding transcriptional regulator: MATTIYDIAKHVGVTAGTVSRALSRPEKVLPATRARIEQAAAALGYVPNTVARTLKTQRSGKLLVTVPDIANPFFAQILQGAEDAAQAVGYAVLLGDTQHQPDREERYAQMLPRNEADGLIVLGHRLPPTAREIVKQQGGAAPVVNGCEFDPALGIPSVHIDNAAAARAVMEHLYGLGHARIAVVGGPPDNPLHQQRLEGVQASGKAHRRLRSLTVVPGDFSVESGHAAAMVLLGRTPAPTAIFCFSDQMALGALAACRDLGIRVPDDLSIVGFDDLASSSYLTPPLTTIRQPMREIGVRAVNLLLAIIEKVDVPLQQTLDFSLMVRGSTGAPRG; the protein is encoded by the coding sequence ATGGCGACCACCATCTACGACATCGCAAAGCACGTCGGCGTCACCGCGGGCACGGTGTCGCGGGCGCTCTCCCGGCCGGAAAAAGTCCTGCCCGCCACGCGCGCGCGCATCGAGCAGGCCGCCGCCGCGCTGGGCTATGTCCCCAACACGGTGGCCCGGACGCTGAAGACCCAGCGCAGCGGCAAGCTGCTGGTCACCGTCCCGGACATCGCCAATCCCTTCTTCGCCCAGATCCTGCAGGGCGCGGAGGACGCCGCGCAGGCGGTCGGCTACGCCGTGCTGCTGGGCGATACCCAGCACCAGCCCGACCGCGAGGAGCGCTATGCGCAGATGCTCCCACGCAACGAGGCGGACGGCCTGATCGTGCTGGGGCATCGCCTGCCGCCGACAGCGCGTGAGATCGTCAAGCAGCAGGGCGGCGCCGCGCCGGTGGTCAACGGCTGCGAGTTTGACCCGGCGCTGGGGATTCCCAGCGTCCATATCGACAACGCAGCCGCCGCGCGCGCGGTGATGGAACACCTGTATGGACTGGGGCACGCGCGGATCGCCGTGGTGGGCGGCCCGCCCGACAACCCCCTGCATCAGCAACGACTGGAAGGGGTTCAGGCCTCCGGCAAGGCGCACCGCCGCCTGCGCAGCCTGACCGTCGTGCCGGGCGACTTCTCCGTCGAATCCGGCCATGCGGCGGCGATGGTGCTATTGGGCCGTACACCCGCGCCGACCGCGATCTTCTGCTTCAGTGATCAGATGGCACTGGGTGCCCTGGCGGCCTGCCGCGACCTGGGTATCCGCGTGCCGGACGACCTGTCCATCGTCGGCTTCGACGACCTGGCCTCGTCCAGTTACCTCACGCCGCCATTGACGACCATCCGGCAGCCCATGCGCGAAATTGGCGTCCGCGCGGTCAACCTGCTGCTCGCCATCATCGAAAAGGTGGACGTGCCGTTGCAGCAGACGCTGGATTTCAGCTTGATGGTGCGCGGGTCGACCGGCGCGCCGAGGGGGTAA
- a CDS encoding gluconate 2-dehydrogenase subunit 3 family protein, translating into MERRELLKMIFAATGAAMVGLPALASAQAPAAGAKALFSAVDIGMLDEIAETILPRTKTPGAKDAGAGAFMAKFVTDCYTPRQQSTFRAGLAEIDKRAGGRFVSLTPQARTELLRALDAEARTHVVDVTDIGTAEAADAMPHPFTMLKQLTIFGFFTSKVGATEVLRYVAVPGRFEEVTYVPGTPAWATS; encoded by the coding sequence ATGGAACGTCGCGAACTGCTGAAGATGATCTTCGCCGCCACGGGCGCGGCCATGGTCGGCCTGCCCGCGCTCGCCTCTGCACAGGCGCCGGCCGCCGGGGCGAAGGCCCTTTTTTCCGCCGTCGATATCGGCATGCTGGACGAGATCGCCGAGACCATCCTGCCGCGGACCAAGACGCCGGGGGCCAAGGACGCCGGCGCCGGCGCGTTCATGGCGAAATTCGTCACCGACTGCTACACCCCCCGGCAACAGTCGACGTTCCGCGCCGGCCTGGCCGAGATCGACAAACGTGCCGGCGGTCGATTCGTGTCGCTCACGCCACAGGCCCGCACCGAGTTGCTGCGCGCCCTGGATGCGGAAGCCAGGACACACGTCGTCGACGTGACCGACATCGGCACCGCCGAAGCGGCGGACGCGATGCCGCATCCCTTCACGATGCTCAAGCAGCTGACCATCTTCGGCTTCTTCACCTCCAAGGTCGGCGCGACCGAAGTGCTGCGTTATGTCGCCGTACCGGGCCGCTTCGAAGAGGTGACCTATGTTCCCGGCACACCGGCCTGGGCAACCAGCTGA
- a CDS encoding sugar phosphate isomerase/epimerase family protein encodes MKTLKGPALFLAQFIADTPPFNRLDTLAEWAAGLGYSGLQVPTSAPHLFDLAQAAHSQAYCDDLAGMLAGHGLQITELSTHLQGQLVAVHPAYDSLFDGFAPPDKRGNPAARQAWAVEQLRLAAKASQRLGLTAHATFSGALAWPYFYPWPQRPPGLVEEAFAELGRRWRPLLEAFDACGVDLCFEIHPGEDLHDGATFERFLDMVDHHPRAKILYDPSHLLLQQMDYLGFIDRYHARIGIFHVKDAEYRASARSGVYGGYQDWIDRPGRFRSLGDGQIDFKAIFSKFAQYDFPGWAVLEWECCLKHPEDGAREGAAFIREHIIRVTERAFDDFAGSGADPESLRRMLGT; translated from the coding sequence TTGAAGACGCTCAAGGGTCCAGCGCTGTTCCTGGCACAGTTCATCGCCGACACACCTCCCTTCAATCGCTTGGACACGCTGGCCGAATGGGCCGCGGGCCTGGGCTATTCTGGCCTACAAGTCCCCACCAGCGCGCCCCACCTGTTCGATCTGGCCCAGGCCGCGCACAGCCAGGCGTACTGCGACGACCTCGCCGGCATGCTGGCCGGGCACGGCCTGCAGATCACCGAGCTGTCCACCCACCTGCAGGGACAGCTGGTCGCCGTCCACCCCGCCTACGACAGCCTGTTCGACGGCTTCGCACCGCCGGACAAGCGCGGCAACCCCGCCGCCCGCCAGGCCTGGGCGGTGGAGCAGCTGCGGCTGGCCGCCAAGGCCAGCCAGCGCCTGGGGCTGACCGCGCATGCCACGTTCTCCGGCGCGCTGGCCTGGCCTTACTTCTATCCCTGGCCGCAACGCCCGCCCGGGCTGGTGGAAGAAGCCTTCGCCGAACTCGGTCGGCGCTGGCGCCCCCTCCTGGAGGCCTTCGACGCCTGTGGCGTGGACCTGTGCTTCGAGATCCACCCGGGCGAGGACCTGCACGACGGCGCGACCTTCGAGCGCTTCCTCGACATGGTCGACCACCACCCCCGCGCCAAGATCCTGTACGACCCCAGCCACCTGCTGCTGCAGCAGATGGACTACCTGGGGTTCATCGATCGCTACCACGCGCGCATCGGCATCTTCCACGTCAAGGACGCGGAGTATCGCGCCAGCGCGCGCAGCGGCGTGTACGGCGGTTACCAGGACTGGATCGATCGTCCGGGGCGGTTCCGTTCGCTCGGGGATGGCCAGATCGATTTCAAGGCGATCTTCTCCAAGTTCGCGCAATACGATTTCCCGGGCTGGGCGGTGCTGGAGTGGGAGTGCTGCCTGAAGCACCCGGAAGATGGAGCACGCGAGGGTGCCGCGTTCATTCGCGAGCACATCATCCGCGTGACCGAACGCGCCTTCGACGACTTCGCCGGCAGCGGCGCCGATCCGGAATCGCTGCGGCGCATGCTGGGAACCTGA
- a CDS encoding sugar phosphate isomerase/epimerase, translating into MNTPTRRTATLALLLLAALPAFAHDAAGPQPPIAVQMYTLRNAGSLDQQLKIVHDAGVGAVETVGTQNVGAVELKQLLDKYSIKAISSHVQLADLRKDLDGAVAFNRSIGNTTLVVPYLDQKERPTDAAGWTALGKELGQLAKRARAKGMRLAYHNHDFELVDFDGKTGLELLFAAAGPDLQTELDLAWVARAGYDPATMLGKFKGRMFAVHAKDNAPKGQAEDEGGFAAVGQGVLDWSAILHAAAASGVQWYIIEHDQPRDPATVVKTGAAYLREHLPAATPR; encoded by the coding sequence ATGAACACACCGACACGCAGAACCGCAACGCTCGCACTGCTGCTCCTGGCTGCCCTGCCCGCCTTCGCACACGACGCCGCCGGCCCGCAGCCACCCATCGCGGTGCAGATGTACACGCTGCGCAACGCCGGCTCGCTCGACCAACAGTTGAAGATCGTCCATGACGCGGGCGTGGGCGCGGTGGAAACGGTCGGTACGCAGAACGTCGGCGCGGTGGAACTCAAGCAGTTGCTGGACAAGTATTCGATCAAGGCGATCTCCTCGCACGTGCAACTGGCCGATCTGCGCAAGGATCTGGACGGCGCGGTGGCCTTCAACCGGTCGATCGGCAACACGACACTGGTGGTGCCTTACCTGGACCAGAAGGAGCGGCCCACCGATGCCGCAGGCTGGACCGCCTTGGGCAAGGAGCTGGGCCAGCTCGCGAAACGGGCGCGCGCCAAGGGCATGCGCTTGGCCTATCACAACCACGACTTCGAACTGGTCGACTTCGATGGCAAGACCGGCCTGGAACTGCTGTTCGCCGCGGCCGGCCCCGATCTGCAGACCGAGCTGGACCTGGCCTGGGTCGCGCGCGCGGGCTACGACCCGGCGACGATGCTTGGCAAGTTCAAGGGCCGCATGTTCGCGGTCCACGCCAAGGACAATGCACCGAAAGGCCAGGCCGAAGACGAAGGGGGCTTCGCCGCCGTCGGCCAGGGCGTGCTGGACTGGAGCGCGATCCTGCATGCCGCGGCGGCGAGCGGCGTGCAGTGGTACATCATCGAGCACGACCAACCGCGCGATCCGGCCACCGTCGTCAAGACCGGGGCGGCGTACCTGCGCGAACACCTGCCCGCCGCCACGCCGCGCTAG
- a CDS encoding DUF1080 domain-containing protein, whose product MTRPLLMAACLLVAAPAFAQADGDPARDPAKTEVWKPVPAVVATPPGSAPSDAIVLFDGKDLSAWESEQGGRAPWLVADGAMTVVPGSKGIRTKQRFCDIQLHVEWRTPTATRGFEGQQRGNSGIFLQERYELQVLDSYNNPTYANGQAGAIYKQAIPLVNASRAPGQWQVYDIIWKAPRFSQGGGLTSPARITVLHNGVLVQDDTVLSGKTEYIGAPSYAPHACAPLLLQEHDSKVSYRNIWVREL is encoded by the coding sequence ATGACCAGACCCTTGCTGATGGCGGCCTGCCTGCTGGTCGCGGCGCCTGCGTTCGCGCAGGCCGACGGTGACCCCGCACGCGATCCGGCCAAGACCGAAGTGTGGAAGCCCGTGCCCGCGGTCGTGGCCACGCCCCCGGGCAGCGCGCCCTCCGATGCGATCGTGCTGTTCGACGGCAAGGATCTGTCGGCCTGGGAGTCGGAGCAGGGCGGACGCGCGCCCTGGCTCGTCGCCGACGGCGCGATGACCGTGGTGCCGGGCAGCAAGGGCATCCGCACCAAACAGCGCTTCTGCGACATTCAGTTGCACGTCGAGTGGCGCACGCCCACCGCGACCCGCGGATTCGAAGGCCAGCAGCGGGGCAACAGCGGCATCTTCCTGCAGGAACGGTACGAGTTGCAGGTGCTCGACAGCTACAACAACCCCACCTATGCCAACGGCCAGGCCGGTGCGATCTACAAGCAGGCCATTCCGCTGGTGAATGCCTCGCGTGCGCCGGGCCAGTGGCAGGTGTACGACATCATCTGGAAAGCGCCTCGCTTCTCGCAGGGCGGCGGACTCACGTCGCCCGCCCGCATCACCGTCCTGCACAACGGCGTCCTAGTGCAGGACGACACCGTGCTGTCGGGCAAGACCGAGTACATCGGCGCGCCGTCGTACGCGCCGCATGCATGCGCGCCGCTCCTCCTGCAAGAGCACGACTCCAAGGTCAGCTACCGCAACATCTGGGTGCGCGAGCTGTAG
- a CDS encoding asparagine synthase-related protein has translation MIKANIAFSDLEQSPLWQNDTLCLGKSQIVPYRHSAVETVVVRTQGQWFATVRERCTEIEWTKDDTGMLVDADRFNQLYKEALLWPLDYLMIEVAQAGCRLKLRAGLLGSAPVYCRVSDDAVEISYDLADFFSRSTTIDLEMASRRLALGADYSARQLFSGVLMLTERATLYAEPGKVRYVYPSPAETVAPYDDALSDYGMERFGQLLHRAVSIRPASKQVAVELSGGMDSATVACALTRSQHNIVSLGILLDAGSSQAQVERRRLLVETLGLRDTAVNIDAFPPTLDLQPSASRPDYPLAEFYLEAFESVWDSAQAQGSDRLFTGIGGDQLFPTYRNEEHSTGSRNGIVAAEAKRRADLLLTPRALNASRSLNGFDAPAGPLSASVLASSMCQAPHLLRRGLWPVNPLSDPHLVAFCRRLPLESRKDRETMWRYLQANVGDIFPRDYCKETFAHVLPELIAHHAKTIAMQLSECALADLGLVNRDAVLQLLDELVATRARPLTAPLISFLWLERFVRQFA, from the coding sequence ATGATCAAGGCCAACATTGCCTTTTCCGACCTCGAGCAATCGCCGCTGTGGCAGAACGACACCCTGTGCCTCGGGAAAAGCCAGATCGTCCCCTACCGTCACTCCGCTGTGGAAACCGTTGTGGTCCGCACGCAGGGACAGTGGTTCGCCACGGTGCGCGAACGTTGCACGGAGATCGAATGGACAAAAGACGATACAGGCATGCTGGTCGATGCCGATCGATTCAACCAGCTCTACAAAGAGGCTTTGCTATGGCCGCTCGATTATCTCATGATCGAAGTGGCCCAGGCCGGATGCCGATTGAAGCTGCGCGCGGGCCTGCTCGGATCGGCGCCAGTCTACTGCCGGGTCTCCGATGACGCAGTAGAAATCTCCTACGATCTGGCCGACTTTTTTTCCCGGTCCACCACCATTGATTTGGAGATGGCCAGCCGGCGCCTCGCACTCGGCGCGGATTATTCCGCCAGGCAGTTGTTTTCGGGCGTTCTGATGCTGACGGAACGCGCCACGCTTTACGCGGAGCCGGGCAAGGTCCGTTACGTCTACCCCTCGCCTGCAGAAACCGTAGCGCCTTACGATGACGCATTGAGCGACTACGGCATGGAGCGATTCGGCCAACTATTGCATCGCGCGGTTTCGATTCGACCCGCGTCGAAACAGGTGGCCGTCGAGTTGAGCGGGGGCATGGACTCGGCGACTGTTGCATGCGCGCTGACGCGATCGCAGCACAACATCGTAAGCCTGGGAATCTTGCTCGATGCGGGATCCAGCCAAGCCCAGGTCGAACGTCGCCGCCTGCTTGTCGAAACGCTCGGTCTTCGCGACACGGCCGTGAACATTGACGCGTTCCCGCCAACGCTCGATCTGCAACCGAGTGCGAGCCGACCGGACTATCCCCTTGCCGAGTTCTACCTCGAAGCGTTCGAAAGCGTGTGGGACAGTGCTCAAGCGCAGGGGAGCGATCGACTTTTCACCGGCATTGGCGGAGACCAGTTGTTCCCGACGTATCGGAATGAGGAACACTCCACCGGCAGCCGCAATGGCATTGTGGCCGCAGAAGCCAAGCGGCGCGCGGACCTATTGTTGACGCCCCGAGCGCTCAATGCATCGCGTTCGCTCAATGGATTCGATGCGCCCGCCGGGCCTTTATCTGCCTCGGTGTTGGCCTCGAGCATGTGCCAGGCTCCGCATCTGCTTCGGCGAGGCCTTTGGCCGGTCAATCCGCTAAGCGATCCACATCTGGTTGCTTTTTGTCGGCGCCTGCCGCTCGAGAGCCGGAAAGATCGAGAAACGATGTGGCGATATTTGCAGGCCAACGTAGGCGACATATTTCCACGGGATTATTGCAAGGAAACGTTCGCCCATGTCCTGCCTGAGCTGATCGCACATCACGCCAAGACGATCGCCATGCAGCTGAGCGAATGCGCCCTTGCCGACTTGGGCCTGGTCAACCGCGACGCCGTACTGCAACTTCTGGACGAATTGGTGGCGACGCGCGCACGTCCGCTGACGGCGCCGTTGATCTCGTTCCTTTGGCTGGAGCGCTTCGTCCGGCAGTTTGCCTGA
- a CDS encoding S9 family peptidase has protein sequence MKRGLRAVALLCLLGAGNAWAQVDLAPYLKKEQVGELKLSPTGEYYAATVPLADRTALAVMRRSDSKIVGSFSMDKNSHVNEFEWVNDTRVVFSMAEKIGSLDAPRGTGELFAINADGSAAELLVGQRVTGNGPGTLIQTKKVEDVIADMVGPLPGDDRNVIIQVRPFSVSKDPYSRAEIMDVYTGRRRTLAGSPKVRGAEFYSDEQGKVRFASGADADNARKLFYRDPQGSDWKLINDENVSQHVETPLGFSEDGRIAYLQVQQAKGSDAIESWNADSGERKVVAHDALADPYRIMYRHGTRVPVGVEVLGDKPRSLFFDANSPEAKTQRSLEAAFPGQAVYVTSSTRDGRLNLVQVQSGRNPGEFYLFDTVAKKAEFVFARRAALQPPKLGEVRPIALQARDGLTLHGFVTLPTSAATGKVPMVVMPHGGPFGIFDNGLFDEDAQLLASAGYAVLQVNYRGSGNYGRSFKQAGAGQWGGKMQDDVTDATRWAIAQGIADPQRICMFGASYGAYASLMGVAKEPSLYRCAAGYVGVYDLPLMYAKGDIQQRDAGQTYLREWLGPSSELAAVSPVNLADRIKVPVFLAAGGEDERAPILHSKKMEVALKKAGVPVETLYVPTEGHGFYTEEHRREFYTRLLAFLSKSLGGAQAAPAATKP, from the coding sequence ATGAAGAGGGGACTGCGCGCAGTCGCGTTGTTGTGTCTGCTGGGAGCGGGGAATGCATGGGCGCAGGTGGATCTGGCGCCTTATCTGAAGAAGGAACAGGTTGGCGAGTTGAAGCTGTCGCCCACCGGTGAGTATTACGCCGCGACCGTGCCGCTGGCCGACCGCACTGCGCTGGCGGTGATGCGCCGCTCCGACAGCAAGATCGTCGGCAGTTTTTCGATGGACAAGAACAGCCACGTCAACGAATTCGAGTGGGTCAACGACACCCGCGTGGTGTTCAGCATGGCCGAAAAGATAGGGTCGCTGGACGCGCCGAGGGGGACGGGAGAGCTGTTTGCGATCAATGCCGACGGCAGTGCCGCCGAATTGCTGGTGGGTCAGCGGGTGACCGGCAACGGTCCCGGCACCTTGATCCAGACCAAGAAGGTCGAGGACGTCATCGCCGACATGGTCGGTCCGCTGCCTGGCGATGACCGCAACGTCATCATCCAGGTCCGCCCGTTCAGCGTCAGCAAGGACCCTTACAGCCGCGCCGAGATCATGGATGTGTACACGGGTCGCCGCCGCACGCTGGCCGGTTCGCCGAAGGTGCGTGGCGCCGAGTTTTATAGCGACGAGCAAGGCAAGGTGCGCTTCGCCTCGGGCGCCGACGCCGACAATGCCAGGAAGCTGTTCTACCGCGATCCGCAGGGCAGCGACTGGAAGTTGATCAACGACGAGAACGTCAGTCAGCACGTAGAGACGCCGCTCGGATTCTCCGAGGATGGGCGGATCGCCTATCTGCAGGTTCAGCAGGCCAAGGGCAGCGACGCGATCGAGTCATGGAATGCGGACAGCGGCGAGCGCAAGGTCGTGGCGCACGATGCGCTGGCCGATCCCTACCGGATCATGTACCGCCACGGCACCCGTGTCCCGGTCGGGGTCGAGGTGCTGGGCGACAAGCCGCGCAGCCTGTTCTTCGACGCGAACTCGCCGGAAGCCAAGACCCAGCGCTCGCTGGAAGCGGCCTTCCCGGGGCAGGCGGTCTACGTCACCTCGAGCACCCGCGATGGCCGGCTCAACCTGGTGCAGGTGCAGTCCGGGCGCAATCCGGGCGAGTTCTATCTGTTCGATACGGTGGCCAAGAAGGCAGAGTTCGTCTTTGCGCGTCGCGCTGCCTTGCAGCCGCCCAAGCTGGGCGAGGTGCGGCCGATCGCGCTGCAGGCACGCGATGGCCTGACCTTGCACGGCTTCGTGACGCTGCCCACGTCGGCCGCCACGGGCAAGGTGCCGATGGTGGTGATGCCGCATGGTGGCCCCTTCGGGATCTTCGACAACGGCCTGTTCGACGAGGATGCCCAGCTCCTGGCCAGTGCCGGCTATGCGGTGTTGCAGGTCAATTATCGCGGTTCCGGCAACTACGGCCGCTCGTTCAAGCAGGCGGGCGCCGGCCAGTGGGGTGGCAAGATGCAGGACGACGTCACCGATGCCACGCGCTGGGCGATCGCCCAGGGCATCGCTGATCCGCAGCGCATCTGCATGTTCGGCGCCAGCTATGGTGCCTACGCGTCGTTGATGGGGGTCGCCAAGGAGCCGTCGCTGTACCGCTGTGCGGCTGGCTATGTCGGTGTCTACGACCTGCCGCTGATGTACGCGAAGGGCGATATCCAGCAACGCGACGCGGGCCAGACCTATTTGCGGGAGTGGTTGGGGCCGAGCAGCGAACTGGCTGCGGTCTCGCCGGTCAACCTGGCCGACAGGATCAAGGTGCCGGTATTCCTGGCCGCTGGCGGCGAGGACGAGCGCGCCCCGATCCTGCATTCCAAGAAGATGGAAGTCGCGCTGAAGAAGGCCGGGGTGCCGGTGGAAACGCTGTATGTCCCGACGGAGGGACATGGCTTCTATACCGAGGAACACCGTCGCGAGTTCTACACCCGGCTGCTGGCGTTTCTGAGCAAGTCGCTGGGCGGTGCGCAGGCGGCGCCGGCGGCGACGAAACCGTAA
- a CDS encoding nucleoside permease, translating into MTHTMSRLGAMMFLQFFIWGAWFVTLGTYLVQGPLQASASQVATAFLSQSIGAIVAPFLVGLIADRYFAAQRILALLHLAGAVLMWLASTATTFSVFFACVMGYMLLFMPTLALANSVAMRHMQSPEKQFPPVRVAGSVGWIVAGVLIGWLGWEQAHRLELTFRMAAMASLALGLYAFTLPHTPPLAQQRDAGLGQILGLDALRLLKSRSYLVFFLASIAICIPLAFYYNFTNPYLNDLGVRGAAGLQSLGQVSEVLLMLAMPFLFVRLGVKTMLAVGMAAWVVRYAMFAFGDAGGGFSLLVIGIVLHGICYDFFFVTGQIYTDAHAGPAARSSAQGFITLATYGVGMLIGTFLSGAVVEHYTTAAGPDWQRIWLFPAGVALLVLIAFLLLFRDRPAVAAAPSAP; encoded by the coding sequence ATGACGCACACCATGTCGCGCTTGGGCGCGATGATGTTTCTGCAGTTCTTCATCTGGGGGGCATGGTTCGTGACCCTGGGCACGTACCTGGTGCAAGGCCCCCTGCAGGCCAGCGCGAGCCAGGTGGCGACGGCGTTCCTCAGCCAGTCCATCGGCGCCATCGTCGCCCCGTTCCTGGTCGGCCTGATCGCCGATCGCTACTTCGCGGCGCAGCGCATCCTCGCACTGCTGCACCTCGCCGGTGCGGTGCTCATGTGGCTGGCGTCCACGGCGACGACCTTCAGCGTGTTCTTCGCCTGCGTCATGGGCTACATGCTGCTGTTCATGCCGACGCTGGCACTGGCCAACAGCGTGGCGATGCGGCACATGCAATCGCCTGAAAAGCAGTTTCCGCCAGTACGCGTGGCCGGCAGCGTCGGCTGGATCGTGGCCGGCGTGCTGATCGGCTGGCTGGGCTGGGAACAGGCGCATCGGCTCGAACTGACATTCCGGATGGCGGCGATGGCGTCGCTGGCCTTGGGCCTGTATGCCTTCACCCTGCCGCACACGCCGCCACTGGCGCAACAGCGCGATGCAGGGCTGGGACAGATCCTGGGGCTGGACGCGCTGCGGCTGCTGAAGTCGCGTTCCTATCTGGTGTTCTTCCTGGCGTCCATCGCCATCTGCATTCCGCTGGCGTTCTACTACAACTTCACCAACCCCTACCTCAACGATCTGGGCGTGCGCGGTGCGGCCGGCCTGCAATCACTGGGCCAGGTGTCCGAAGTCCTGCTGATGCTGGCCATGCCGTTCCTGTTCGTGCGGCTGGGGGTCAAGACGATGCTCGCGGTGGGCATGGCGGCGTGGGTGGTGCGCTACGCGATGTTCGCCTTCGGCGATGCGGGCGGCGGCTTTTCCCTGCTGGTGATCGGCATCGTGCTGCACGGCATCTGCTACGACTTCTTCTTCGTCACCGGCCAGATCTACACCGATGCGCATGCCGGCCCCGCCGCGCGCAGCAGTGCGCAGGGCTTCATCACCCTGGCCACCTACGGGGTGGGCATGCTGATCGGTACGTTCCTGTCCGGCGCGGTGGTGGAGCACTACACCACCGCGGCGGGCCCGGACTGGCAGCGGATCTGGCTGTTCCCGGCCGGTGTCGCGCTGCTCGTGCTGATCGCCTTCCTGCTGCTGTTCCGCGACCGGCCCGCCGTCGCGGCCGCACCTTCCGCGCCTTGA
- a CDS encoding cytochrome c, translating to MAVVLLGATSAPAAWAKDDPMAGAQLYATHCTACHGANRAGVPPTFPALTDVGKRLQPAQIKEKIRNGGGLMPPFSQLSQQEVDDLASFLAQ from the coding sequence ATGGCCGTGGTGCTGCTGGGGGCGACGTCTGCGCCCGCGGCATGGGCCAAGGACGACCCGATGGCCGGCGCGCAGCTCTACGCGACCCACTGCACGGCATGCCACGGCGCCAATCGCGCAGGCGTCCCGCCCACGTTCCCCGCACTGACCGACGTGGGCAAGCGCCTGCAGCCTGCGCAGATCAAGGAGAAGATCCGCAACGGCGGCGGCTTGATGCCCCCCTTTTCGCAGCTGTCCCAACAGGAAGTCGACGACCTCGCCAGCTTCCTGGCGCAATAG